CGCACCGCGGCGTTGGCGCTGCGGTTGAGCTGGGCGCAGCGGCGCAGCCAGGCCGCATCCGGCGACCCCGAGGTCACGGCCCGGGTGCCGGTTGCCTGCGAGTTTCCCGACACGTCCGGCCAGCGCGGTCCGGTGGTCAGCGCGAACACCGGAACCGTGGGGTCGGCCAGCAGCGCCGACACCGGGCGGTGCAGGGTGGGCCGGCCGGCCATGATGACCTGCTGCGGGCGCAGCAGCGGCAGCGCCAGCGGGTGCAGCGGATTCTGCGGCACCGGGGCGGTGGGTTCGGCGACGGTGGGCAGCGCCGCCAGGTTCGGGTGCGCCCCGGCGCCGTGCCCGGCGATCACCACGGTGTCCGGGGTCAAATCGATCTCCAGCGGCTGATCGAAGCTGACCGGCGGGGTGTAAGTCCAGGGCCGGCCGTCGGGGCGGCCCGGCGGCAGCGCTCCCGAATCGTCGGGATCGGGCACCAGCGGTTCACGCAGCGGAATGTCGAACTGCACCGGACCGGCGTTGGCGGTGCGAGATCCGTTGGCGGCGACCAACACTCGACACACCGCCGAGCGCCAGGTGGCGTTGAGGGCGTCCATACGCTCGGGGGCGTCTTCAGCGAGTCCCAAACTGATCGTGGCACGTACCTGGGTGCCGAAATAACCGAGTTGCTCCATGGTCTGGTTCGCCCCGGTACCCAGCAGCTCATAGGGCCGGTTGGCCGACAGCACAATCAGCGGCACCCGCGCGTAGTTGGCCTCCACCACCGCCGGCCCCAGGTTGGCCACCGCGGTACCCGAGGTCATCGCCACACACACCGGCGCGCCGGCACCCACCGACAACCCGATCGCCAGGTATCCGGCGGTACGTTCGTCGATGCGCACGTGCAGGCGCAGCCGGCCGGCCCGGTCGGCGTCGTGCAGCGCGAAGGCCAGCGGCGCGTTGCGCGACCCCGGGCACAGCACCACGTCGCGGACGCCACCGCGGATCAGCTCGTCGACGACGATGCGGGCCTGTGCCGTCGAGGGGTTGGTCATTGTTATCAGGTTAGTCGTGCGTCGGCGGGGGAGGCGTCCAGCGGAACGTCCTGCCGTCGACCTCGGCCAGGAATTCGCACGCGGCCTTGTTGACCTGGTCTGGCTTCTCGATGAAGCCCAGGTGGCCGGCGTCGGGGATCTCCAGGTACCGTGCGCCCGGAATTGCGTCGGCGACCTCGCGACTCAGGTGTGCCGGGGTGACGACGTCGTCGCCGAACCCGATCACCAGCACCGGCTGGGTGATGTTGGCATAGGCGGGCAGCCGGTTGGTCAGCGGCGCTACGTCGAGCTGACAGCGCAGCCCCGGGGTGTTCTTGACCGGCCACATGGTGAACATCGCGATCCAGTCCTTGATCGCGGCGTCATCGCTGAGGGTCTTCGGCGAAAAACTTTCCAGCAGACGCACTTTGGCTTCGTATTCGGCGGGCAGCTCGACACCGGACTCGGCCAGCTTCACCTCTGCGGAGTAGAAGAAGTCCCGGGCGCGGTCATGCCGGCCGCGAGTGGCCATCAGCACGGCCGAACGCACCAGCTCTGGGCGCGCCAGCATCAGTTCCTGGGCGATGAAGGCGCCCATCGACACCGCGACGATCCGAACCGGGGCCACCCCCAGGGATTCGATCAGCTGCGCGGTGTCGGCCACCATGGTCTCGGTGGTGAACCCCGAGGCGTTCTCGGTGGCGCCGATACCGCGGTTGTCGAAGGTGATCGGGCGAAACCGGGCGAGCTGGAAGTCGCGTACCTGGTGCAGGTGCCAGCCGCGGCCGGCACCGCCACGCCCGGCGATGAACAGAACCGGATCGCCATCCTGATTACGGTCGTCGTAAGCGAGGTTGGTCACGGGAGTGAAGGTACGCGACCCGCCGACGCCTTATGGTGTCAGGATCGCAACTGCGCAGCTGGGGACGGTGATGCGGAGACGGACCGCGGGGTTGGCTTGCACGCTGGTGCTGGCCTGCGCCGTCGTGGCCGGGTGTTCGCGGGTGACCGAGGGCCGGGCGGTGCCCGCCGACCACGACGGACCCCGGCCGGTGGCGGCGTCGATGCTGCCCGACCTGCTGCTGGAGGCCTCCACCGTCAGCGACATCATGGGCTCGGCCGGTATGCGGGTCAAAGACTCCCGCTCACGGATGTTCGACTCCGGCCGGCAATTCCCCGACCTCGACTGCATGGTCGCCTGGATGCCCGCCGAGCAGTCGGTCTACGCCGGCACCAATTGGGCGGCCACGATGGTCCAGACCCTCTCCGAAACCGCGCTGGACCACTTCGTCATCCAGGCGGCCACGGTGTTCGTCAACCGGGTCGATGCGCAGAGCTTCTTCGACACGACCGCCCGGCGGTGGGCGCTGTGCGGCGAGCGGTCCTTTACGACCACCAAGAACGGCTACGGCGATACGCCGTGGACGTTCGACACGGTCACCGACGTCGACTCCACGGTGTGGATGACCCAGCACCAGGACGACAGCGCGGGATGGTCGTGCCAGCGGGCGCTGCGGGTGGCCAACAACGTCGCCATCGACGTGCTGGCGTGCAAGCTCTACGTCAGCGACGAAGCGGTCACGATCGCGAACGGCATCGACGCGCGGCTGCCCAGCGTCTGAGTTGTCGGCGGACAGCGTGCCGAGTGTGCGGTTTCGCACGCAGTTCGGTGATTTTTCGTGCCAAACCGCACACTCGACGGATGCAAACTCAGACGGCCAGCAGCCGATGGCAGGCCGTGATCCGGTCGATCCACCACTGCCGCCTTGCCGGGGGGGCCGCCAGGGCGTGCAGCCGTGCCGGGT
This is a stretch of genomic DNA from Mycolicibacter terrae. It encodes these proteins:
- the menD gene encoding 2-succinyl-5-enolpyruvyl-6-hydroxy-3-cyclohexene-1-carboxylic-acid synthase — protein: MTNPSTAQARIVVDELIRGGVRDVVLCPGSRNAPLAFALHDADRAGRLRLHVRIDERTAGYLAIGLSVGAGAPVCVAMTSGTAVANLGPAVVEANYARVPLIVLSANRPYELLGTGANQTMEQLGYFGTQVRATISLGLAEDAPERMDALNATWRSAVCRVLVAANGSRTANAGPVQFDIPLREPLVPDPDDSGALPPGRPDGRPWTYTPPVSFDQPLEIDLTPDTVVIAGHGAGAHPNLAALPTVAEPTAPVPQNPLHPLALPLLRPQQVIMAGRPTLHRPVSALLADPTVPVFALTTGPRWPDVSGNSQATGTRAVTSGSPDAAWLRRCAQLNRSANAAVREQLAAHPLTTGLHVAAAVADAMRPGDQLVLGASNPVRDAALVGLGNAAAARDIAVRSNRGVAGIDGTVSTAIGAALAHERANPDARTIALIGDLTFVHDSSGLLIGPTEPTPRQLTIVVSNDNGGGIFELLEQGDPRFADVSSRIFGTPHDVDVGGLCRAYHIESRQIEVDALPAALAEPAGGLRVLEVKADRSSLRALHAAIKAAL
- a CDS encoding alpha/beta fold hydrolase, which codes for MTNLAYDDRNQDGDPVLFIAGRGGAGRGWHLHQVRDFQLARFRPITFDNRGIGATENASGFTTETMVADTAQLIESLGVAPVRIVAVSMGAFIAQELMLARPELVRSAVLMATRGRHDRARDFFYSAEVKLAESGVELPAEYEAKVRLLESFSPKTLSDDAAIKDWIAMFTMWPVKNTPGLRCQLDVAPLTNRLPAYANITQPVLVIGFGDDVVTPAHLSREVADAIPGARYLEIPDAGHLGFIEKPDQVNKAACEFLAEVDGRTFRWTPPPPTHD
- a CDS encoding sensor domain-containing protein; the encoded protein is MRRRTAGLACTLVLACAVVAGCSRVTEGRAVPADHDGPRPVAASMLPDLLLEASTVSDIMGSAGMRVKDSRSRMFDSGRQFPDLDCMVAWMPAEQSVYAGTNWAATMVQTLSETALDHFVIQAATVFVNRVDAQSFFDTTARRWALCGERSFTTTKNGYGDTPWTFDTVTDVDSTVWMTQHQDDSAGWSCQRALRVANNVAIDVLACKLYVSDEAVTIANGIDARLPSV